A genomic stretch from Megachile rotundata isolate GNS110a chromosome 1, iyMegRotu1, whole genome shotgun sequence includes:
- the LOC100877574 gene encoding very long chain fatty acid elongase 7: MTTLIRRIYHGYRYINEELADPRTQDFFLIGSPWVCLGILGFYLYFVQDLGPSIMARRKPFNLDRVVQAYNAMQIVICTYVFYKALQLAWLGHYSFVCEPVDYSYNPRALEIARVVWMYFMVKLFDLLDTIFFILRKKHNQVSFLHVYHHTGMAFGTWAATKFLAGGHITFLGTVNSFVHIVMYSYYLATSLRLYKPWWKKYVTQLQLTQFCVLLLHFVLLAWTEDCGFPKWTAAVMIPQNVFMIILFGDFYYKAYIRKPKVAQNGVSPEVPNGKLKSQ, from the exons ATGACGACGTTGATACGACGTATATATCACGGATATCGCTACATCAACGAGGAACTGGCAG ATCCTAGGACCCAGGATTTCTTCTTGATCGGATCACCATGGGTCTGCCTGGGCATCCTAGGATTTTACCTGTACTTCGTGCAAGATCTGGGCCCCAGCATCATGGCGAGAAGAAAACCCTTCAACTTAGACAGAGTCGTACAGGCATACAATGCGATGCAGATAGtaatatgtacatacgtatTCTATAAG GCACTGCAGCTGGCTTGGCTGGGCCACTACAGTTTCGTCTGCGAGCCAGTTGATTATTCATACAATCCGAGAGCACTCgag ATAGCCAGGGTCGTATGGATGTACTTTATGGTGAAGCTTTTCGACCTCCTTGATACTATTTTCTTCATTCTGCGGAAGAAGCACAACCAGGTGTCGTTCCTTCATGTGTATCACCATACAGGGATGGCTTTCGGTACTTGGGCGGCCACTAAATTTCTTGCTGGAGGTCATATCACATTTTTAG GTACAGTGAACAGCTTCGTCCACATAGTGATGTACAGTTACTATCTAGCGACCTCGCTGCGATTATATAAACCCTGGTGGAAAAAATACGTAACACAGTTGCAACTCACTCAGTTCTGTGTGCTCCTGCTGCACTTCGTGTTACTAGCCTGGACCGAGGACTGCGGTTTTCCAAAATGGACGGCTGCGGTGATGATCCCTCAGAACGTCTTCATGATCATATTGTTCGGGGACTTCTATTACAAAGCGTACATCAGGAAGCCGAAGGTCGCGCAGAACGGTGTCTCGCCGGAGGTCCCGAACGGGAAATTGAAGAGCCAATAA
- the LOC100877466 gene encoding very long chain fatty acid elongase AAEL008004: MSGIVEWYKDIVYNTTDPRTQDWFLVTGPGPLLMIIVTYIYFSVSAGPRYMRDKKPYQLRNVMIAYNFIQVLLSIYLVREGLLGGWGGQYSFRCQPVDYSNSPQALRMARAVHSYYLCKLVELLDTVFFVLRKKQRQISFLHVYHHALMPFCSWVGIRYVPGGHSTLLGVINSFIHIIMYSYYMLTSIGPHMYKYVWWKKYLTTLQLIQFSIILVHNLQLFFIDCNYPKIIAFLLSLNSIIFIYMFGKFYITNYTKNRSINEKSCTNGAIKNKNE, from the exons ATGTCGGGTATCGTGGAGTGGTACAAAGACATCGTGTACAACACAACCG ATCCGAGGACCCAGGATTGGTTTCTCGTGACGGGACCCGGGCCACTGTTAATGATCATCGTCACCTATATTTACTTCAGCGTTTCTGCCGGGCCGAGGTACATGAGGGACAAGAAACCATACCAATTGAGGAACGTTATGATCGCGTACAATTTCATACAAGTGCTGCTGAGCATATATCTCGTTAGGGAGGGGTTGCTGGGGGGATGGGGCGGACAGTACAGCTTCCGGTGTCAGCCTGTCGACTATTCGAACAGTCCACAGGCTCTTAGG ATGGCTCGAGCCGTGCATAGCTACTACCTGTGCAAGCTAGTCGAGCTGTTGGACACGGTGTTCTTCGTCCTCCGGAAGAAGCAGCGTCAGATCAGCTTCTTGCACGTGTACCACCACGCCCTAATGCCATTCTGCAGTTGGGTAGGCATCCGCTACGTACCGGGTGGTCATTCTACCCTGTTAGGTGTAATCAATTCTTTCATCCACATCATCATGTACTCCTACTACATGCTCACCTCGATCGGACCACACATGTACAAGTACGTCTGGTGGAAGAAGTACTTGACGACTCTGCAGCTGATCCAGTTCAGCATCATCTTAGTGCACAACCTTCAATTATTCTTCATCGACTGCAACTACCCGAAAATAATCGCGTTTCTACTAAGTCTGAACTCGATCATCTTCATTTACATGTTTGGCAAGTTCTACATCACCAACTATACCAAAAATCGAAGTATAAACGAGAAGTCGTGTACGAACGGCGCGATAAAGAACAAGAATGAATGA